A portion of the Parambassis ranga chromosome 22, fParRan2.1, whole genome shotgun sequence genome contains these proteins:
- the rab11fip5a gene encoding rab11 family-interacting protein 1 isoform X2, with translation MSSLSVEEDQKWVPTHVQVTVMRGRGLRGKGKHGTSDVYTIIQLGKEKYSTCVAEKTTDPEWKEECSFELQPGVLENGGRSEYPAGSNELVLTVMHRALIGLDVFLGQAAIQLDKVFRETRYVKNEWFRLHSKTGKKEKERGDIQVNVQFTRNNLTASMYELVMKDKGAFTFSKLKERMKGKRRSSEEDCSSILPGGYGSLVRMRQRLPSDGGGEEYYEDDEGGEIRRSKMRTFFLRGKLRKSSDTRSSTSLGSESSESSSRGGSLSPTAGISVVVSDLSNSPSNSSNLTADNSPEHTANTSPKSSSFKCEFGDEAGEITIVVPRPTVRVNGSHANNVQPLDPGSGKPAGSLGLGLLQKSLPLSVSLQNLSPRASKDLPIGAAGDGRRWSFDKPDEEEKAAIAAALEKSGPMLGEEELKAASSSSASTESEVQGKKQRKNLFSHGRSESAGKGQSQSRDESEQASAGTEERHKGWFGSKDSHSKPSLVVSPILEPSTHPHPPPLPPVHHPLGPPVDPASLVSTLHHTNPFYRSQSTPPPISPCNPFFSLLQQNPFYEDMVTTQQLKPTLPPLPYLSSSRPPIAQLFPQPNPNLTQEDPTTVDPSSEAMARLRRRPLPPTPTEGKKPLLQKPPNPFMSAEELHSELEECFEAFAVGRLQSPENLPTDCKTQQSTAADHPPEHCSHKGALKDAHQHTNVNEAVHQRPCPDAVFTAHTVPSTNMRHFDAFPQFLETIPEHKSFESKTFSTNSAQLDETKQDSSSTNTLTDTNMHHVPGHISPIQPSSGGSPDASSSGLGSSAEEDFLSGLSSHSDKFSASSSEEAESSVVLSWEKPSESAVVKNVEALELEDDTADRSLSDVVLQTVIQHEDSGGGEVGVSGAEESSLFTQPPPVSTAGEAGSDGADAQILDTSDGVYPESILSSDENTLDESVVVFSNTDVMIPAASNDKPTSPLPSVHITTSSPGDEKRSPDAEQLSLTFSDFLNISHIANGPNQDTSNTLLHTQTSDQSTSSFLQSLYVSVDSQEYQTCASHPSSRCSEPDETLHSANSTLCGDATTTDAASGLLFSTDASGSSTRRVSPTDDPEESLYGTQDEAATPEPSSTTGDDLLPAALRDSSMGFNPKRLSEGGAEYQPDILGDVSSTAQQPQNAPLHRTQSEGTLVPAFDGLLQPSFGSDPGAMQSSSAQPGPDLPPLFSFAPSLTPDCSSGPVAFFALPPFASASAWMPPSTAPEQEQQQQAANQQNSPHPVKPLTTATAEEKRSVLATGLEKLKSTIHPGRSSQLSEQDTDRKKCLTEGAGSYYHLTHNDLVALLVQREAELERQKVEFERQKLLLAKREVELRKLKPQVRDLEDYIDTLLVRIMEQKPTLLQVRSGSKFK, from the exons GTGGTTCAGGCTGCACTCTAAGACcgggaagaaggagaaggaacgGGGAGACATCCAGGTCAACGTCCAGTTCACCCGAAACAACCTGACAGCCAGTATGTACGAACTCGTCATGAAGGACAAGGGCGCCTTCACCTTCAGCAAGCTGAAGGAGCGCATGAAGGGAAAGAGGAGGTCCAGCGAGGAGGACTGCTCCTCCATCCTGCCAGGCGGATACGGGTCTCTGGTCAGGATGCGCCAAAGACTGCCGAGCGATGGAGGCGGAGAGGAGTATTACGAGGACGACGAGGGCGGCGAGATCCGGCGGAGCAAGATGAGGACCTTCTTCTTGAGAGGAAAGTTGAGGAAATCATCCGACACTCGTTCCAGTACCTCCCTGGGCTCGGAGAGCAGTGAATCGTCGTCGCGGGGCGGGAGCCTCAGTCCCACGGCTGGTATCAGTGTGGTGGTCTCTGATCTCTCCAACTCACCCAGTAACAGCAGCAACCTGACAGCAGATAACAGCCCAG AGCACACAGCAAACACGTCGCCCAAGTCCTCCTCTTTTAAATGTGAGTTTGGTGATGAGGCTGGTGAGATCACCATCGTAGTGCCTCGGCCCACTGTTCGTGTTAATGGAAGCCATGCTAACAACGTCCAGCCCCTGGACCCAGGCTCAGGAAAACCTGCAGGTTCTTTAGGCCTGGGACTGTTGCAGAAGTCTTTGCCTCTCTCCGTGTCGCTACAGAACCTCAGCCCGCGGGCCTCCAAGGACCTCCCCATAGGCGCCGCGGGAGACGGGCGCCGCTGGTCTTTTGACAAACCCGACGAGGAGGAGAAAGCTGCCATAGCAGCGGCTCTGGAGAAAAGCGGTCCTATGCTCGGCGAAGAAGAGCTAAAAGCTGCCTCGTCGTCCTCTGCTTCCACTGAGTCGGAGGTCCAggggaaaaagcagaggaagaaCTTGTTCTCACATGGGAGGAGTGAGTCTGCAGGGAAGGGTCAGAGTCAGTCCAGGGATGAGTCTGAACAGGCCTCAGCTGGGACGGAGGAGAGACACAAGGGATGGTTCGGATCGAAGGACTCACACAGCAAACCCAG CCTGGTGGTCTCACCTATACTAGAGCCCAGcactcacccccaccccccacctctcCCACCTGTTCACCACCCCCTGGGTCCCCCCGTAGATCCAGCCTCTCTGGTTTCCACACTGCACCACACTAACCCCTTCTACCGCTCACAGAGCACGCCGCCTCCCATCTCCCCCTGCAaccctttcttctctctcctccagcaAAACCCTTTCTATGAAGACATGGTAACCACTCAGCAGCTAAAACCCACGCTGCCTCCTCTGCCCTATCTTTCCAGTTCCCGACCCCCTATAGCTCAACTCTTTCCGCAGCCTAACCCTAATCTGACCCAAGAAGATCCAACCACAGTGGACCCCAGCAGCGAAGCAATGGCCAGACTTAGGAGAAGACCCCTTCCTCCAACTCCCACAGAGGGGAAGAAACCTTTGCTCCAGAAGCCACCCAACCCTTTCATGTCAGCGGAGGAGCTGCATTCAGAGTTGGAAGAATGCTTTGAAGCGTTTGCTGTTGGCAGGCTGCAGTCTCCTGAGAATCTCCCCACAGACTGCaaaacacagcaaagcacaGCCGCTGACCATCCACCGGAACACTGCAGTCACAAAGGAGCATTAAAGGACGCCCATCAACACACAAATGTGAATGAAGCAGTACATCAGCGACCATGCCCGGATGCTGTGTTCACAGCACACACGGTGCCCAGCACTAACATGCGCCACTTTGACGCTTTCCCACAATTCCTTGAAACGATTCCAGAACACAAAAGCTTTGAGAGTAAAACTTTTTCCACTAACTCTGCACAACTGGATGAAACTAAACAAGACAGCAGCTCTACTAATACTCTAACTGACACTAACATGCACCACGTTCCCGGTCACATCTCACCGATACAACCCAGCAGCGGCGGCTCTCCTGATGCCAGCTCCTCAGGTCTCGGCAGTTCGGCAGAAGAGGATTTTCTGTCCGGTCTTTCCTCTCATTCTGATAAattctctgcctcttcctccgaGGAGGCTGAAAGCAGCGTCGTCCTCAGCTGGGAGAAACCCTCCGAGTCAGCCGTGGTAAAAAATGTAGAAGCCCTAGAACTGGAAGATGACACTGCTGACAGGTCTTTGAGTGATGTTGTGCTGCAAACTGTAATTCAGCATGAGGATAGTGGCGGAGGAGAAGTAGGTGTGAGTGGTGCGGAGGAGTCATCGCTGTTCACACAGCCGCCACCTGTTAGCACTGCAGGAGAGGCAGGAAGTGACGGTGCAGATGCTCAGATACTGGACACGTCTGATGGTGTTTACCCTGAGTCCATCCTGTCTTCTGATGAAAACACTCTAGATGAATCCGTAGTTGTCTTCAGTAACACAGATGTGATGATTCCTGCAGCTTCAAATGACAAACCCACGTCTCCACTGCCGTCAGTGCACATCACAACCTCCTCTCCTGGAGACGAGAAGCGTTCTCCGGATGCTGAGcagctctctctcacttttaGTGATTTCCTCAACATTAGCCACATTGCAAACGGTCCTAACCAAGACACTAGCAACACTCTTCTGCACACTCAGACGTCTGACCAGAGCACCAGCAGCTTTCTGCAGAGTCTGTATGTCAGCGTGGACTCGCAGGAATACCAGACCTGTGCGTCTCACCCGTCCTCCAGGTGCTCAGAGCCGGATGAGACGCTACACTCTGCAAACTCCACGCTCTGCGGTGATGCGACGACCACCGACGCTGCTTCAGGCCTGCTCTTTTCCACAGATGCATCCGGATCATCTACTAGAAGAGTCAGCCCAACTGACGATCCCGAAGAATCTCTGTATGGGACTCAGGATGAGGCAGCGACACCTGAGCCAAGCTCCACAACAGGAGACGACTTACTCCCCGCTGCACTGAGGGACTCTTCCATGGGCTTTAATCCAAAGAGGCTCAGTGAAGGAGGTGCAGAATATCAACCTGACATCCTCGGTGACGTGTCGTCCACAGCCCAACAGCCGCAGAATGCTCCGCTGCACCGCACCCAGTCTGAGGGCACACTGGTTCCTGCCTTTGACGGACTCCTCCAGCCCTCTTTTGGCAGTGACCCCGGTGCCATGCAGTCGTCCTCAGCACAGCCAGGCCCCGAcctccctcctcttttctcctttgctccctctctcactcctgACTGTAGTAGCGGCCCTGTAGCTTTCTTTGCCCTTCCTCCCTTTGCCAGCGCTTCGGCATGGATGCCACCCAGCACAGCAccagagcaggagcagcagcagcaggcagccaatcagcagaACAG CCCCCACCCAGTGAAGCCCCTCACCACTGCCACGGCTGAGGAGAAGCGGTCAGTGCTGGCCACCGGCCTGGAGAAGCTCAAGTCCACCATCCACCCCGGGAGAAGCAGCCAGCTCAGCGAGcaggacacagacaggaagaag TGTCTGACAGAAGGCGCCGGTTCGTACTACCACCTGACCCACAACGATCTGGTCGCCCTGTTGGTGCAGCGAGAGGCGGAGCTGGAGAGGCAGAAGGTGGAGTTTGAGCGTCAGAAACTGTTGCTCGCCAAGCGGGAGGTGGAGCTAAGGAAGCTGAAGCCGCAGGTCAGAGATCTGGAGGACTACATTGACACGCTGTTGGTGCGCATCATGGAGCAGAAGCCCACCCTCCTACAAGTGCGCTCCGGATCCAAGTTCAAGTGA
- the rab11fip5a gene encoding rab11 family-interacting protein 1 isoform X1 produces the protein MSSLSVEEDQKWVPTHVQVTVMRGRGLRGKGKHGTSDVYTIIQLGKEKYSTCVAEKTTDPEWKEECSFELQPGVLENGGRSEYPAGSNELVLTVMHRALIGLDVFLGQAAIQLDKVFRETRYVKNEWFRLHSKTGKKEKERGDIQVNVQFTRNNLTASMYELVMKDKGAFTFSKLKERMKGKRRSSEEDCSSILPGGYGSLVRMRQRLPSDGGGEEYYEDDEGGEIRRSKMRTFFLRGKLRKSSDTRSSTSLGSESSESSSRGGSLSPTAGISVVVSDLSNSPSNSSNLTADNSPEHTANTSPKSSSFKCEFGDEAGEITIVVPRPTVRVNGSHANNVQPLDPGSGKPAGSLGLGLLQKSLPLSVSLQNLSPRASKDLPIGAAGDGRRWSFDKPDEEEKAAIAAALEKSGPMLGEEELKAASSSSASTESEVQGKKQRKNLFSHGRSESAGKGQSQSRDESEQASAGTEERHKGWFGSKDSHSKPSLVVSPILEPSTHPHPPPLPPVHHPLGPPVDPASLVSTLHHTNPFYRSQSTPPPISPCNPFFSLLQQNPFYEDMVTTQQLKPTLPPLPYLSSSRPPIAQLFPQPNPNLTQEDPTTVDPSSEAMARLRRRPLPPTPTEGKKPLLQKPPNPFMSAEELHSELEECFEAFAVGRLQSPENLPTDCKTQQSTAADHPPEHCSHKGALKDAHQHTNVNEAVHQRPCPDAVFTAHTVPSTNMRHFDAFPQFLETIPEHKSFESKTFSTNSAQLDETKQDSSSTNTLTDTNMHHVPGHISPIQPSSGGSPDASSSGLGSSAEEDFLSGLSSHSDKFSASSSEEAESSVVLSWEKPSESAVVKNVEALELEDDTADRSLSDVVLQTVIQHEDSGGGEVGVSGAEESSLFTQPPPVSTAGEAGSDGADAQILDTSDGVYPESILSSDENTLDESVVVFSNTDVMIPAASNDKPTSPLPSVHITTSSPGDEKRSPDAEQLSLTFSDFLNISHIANGPNQDTSNTLLHTQTSDQSTSSFLQSLYVSVDSQEYQTCASHPSSRCSEPDETLHSANSTLCGDATTTDAASGLLFSTDASGSSTRRVSPTDDPEESLYGTQDEAATPEPSSTTGDDLLPAALRDSSMGFNPKRLSEGGAEYQPDILGDVSSTAQQPQNAPLHRTQSEGTLVPAFDGLLQPSFGSDPGAMQSSSAQPGPDLPPLFSFAPSLTPDCSSGPVAFFALPPFASASAWMPPSTAPEQEQQQQAANQQNSPHPVKPLTTATAEEKRSVLATGLEKLKSTIHPGRSSQLSEQDTDRKKVQHGVKCLTEGAGSYYHLTHNDLVALLVQREAELERQKVEFERQKLLLAKREVELRKLKPQVRDLEDYIDTLLVRIMEQKPTLLQVRSGSKFK, from the exons GTGGTTCAGGCTGCACTCTAAGACcgggaagaaggagaaggaacgGGGAGACATCCAGGTCAACGTCCAGTTCACCCGAAACAACCTGACAGCCAGTATGTACGAACTCGTCATGAAGGACAAGGGCGCCTTCACCTTCAGCAAGCTGAAGGAGCGCATGAAGGGAAAGAGGAGGTCCAGCGAGGAGGACTGCTCCTCCATCCTGCCAGGCGGATACGGGTCTCTGGTCAGGATGCGCCAAAGACTGCCGAGCGATGGAGGCGGAGAGGAGTATTACGAGGACGACGAGGGCGGCGAGATCCGGCGGAGCAAGATGAGGACCTTCTTCTTGAGAGGAAAGTTGAGGAAATCATCCGACACTCGTTCCAGTACCTCCCTGGGCTCGGAGAGCAGTGAATCGTCGTCGCGGGGCGGGAGCCTCAGTCCCACGGCTGGTATCAGTGTGGTGGTCTCTGATCTCTCCAACTCACCCAGTAACAGCAGCAACCTGACAGCAGATAACAGCCCAG AGCACACAGCAAACACGTCGCCCAAGTCCTCCTCTTTTAAATGTGAGTTTGGTGATGAGGCTGGTGAGATCACCATCGTAGTGCCTCGGCCCACTGTTCGTGTTAATGGAAGCCATGCTAACAACGTCCAGCCCCTGGACCCAGGCTCAGGAAAACCTGCAGGTTCTTTAGGCCTGGGACTGTTGCAGAAGTCTTTGCCTCTCTCCGTGTCGCTACAGAACCTCAGCCCGCGGGCCTCCAAGGACCTCCCCATAGGCGCCGCGGGAGACGGGCGCCGCTGGTCTTTTGACAAACCCGACGAGGAGGAGAAAGCTGCCATAGCAGCGGCTCTGGAGAAAAGCGGTCCTATGCTCGGCGAAGAAGAGCTAAAAGCTGCCTCGTCGTCCTCTGCTTCCACTGAGTCGGAGGTCCAggggaaaaagcagaggaagaaCTTGTTCTCACATGGGAGGAGTGAGTCTGCAGGGAAGGGTCAGAGTCAGTCCAGGGATGAGTCTGAACAGGCCTCAGCTGGGACGGAGGAGAGACACAAGGGATGGTTCGGATCGAAGGACTCACACAGCAAACCCAG CCTGGTGGTCTCACCTATACTAGAGCCCAGcactcacccccaccccccacctctcCCACCTGTTCACCACCCCCTGGGTCCCCCCGTAGATCCAGCCTCTCTGGTTTCCACACTGCACCACACTAACCCCTTCTACCGCTCACAGAGCACGCCGCCTCCCATCTCCCCCTGCAaccctttcttctctctcctccagcaAAACCCTTTCTATGAAGACATGGTAACCACTCAGCAGCTAAAACCCACGCTGCCTCCTCTGCCCTATCTTTCCAGTTCCCGACCCCCTATAGCTCAACTCTTTCCGCAGCCTAACCCTAATCTGACCCAAGAAGATCCAACCACAGTGGACCCCAGCAGCGAAGCAATGGCCAGACTTAGGAGAAGACCCCTTCCTCCAACTCCCACAGAGGGGAAGAAACCTTTGCTCCAGAAGCCACCCAACCCTTTCATGTCAGCGGAGGAGCTGCATTCAGAGTTGGAAGAATGCTTTGAAGCGTTTGCTGTTGGCAGGCTGCAGTCTCCTGAGAATCTCCCCACAGACTGCaaaacacagcaaagcacaGCCGCTGACCATCCACCGGAACACTGCAGTCACAAAGGAGCATTAAAGGACGCCCATCAACACACAAATGTGAATGAAGCAGTACATCAGCGACCATGCCCGGATGCTGTGTTCACAGCACACACGGTGCCCAGCACTAACATGCGCCACTTTGACGCTTTCCCACAATTCCTTGAAACGATTCCAGAACACAAAAGCTTTGAGAGTAAAACTTTTTCCACTAACTCTGCACAACTGGATGAAACTAAACAAGACAGCAGCTCTACTAATACTCTAACTGACACTAACATGCACCACGTTCCCGGTCACATCTCACCGATACAACCCAGCAGCGGCGGCTCTCCTGATGCCAGCTCCTCAGGTCTCGGCAGTTCGGCAGAAGAGGATTTTCTGTCCGGTCTTTCCTCTCATTCTGATAAattctctgcctcttcctccgaGGAGGCTGAAAGCAGCGTCGTCCTCAGCTGGGAGAAACCCTCCGAGTCAGCCGTGGTAAAAAATGTAGAAGCCCTAGAACTGGAAGATGACACTGCTGACAGGTCTTTGAGTGATGTTGTGCTGCAAACTGTAATTCAGCATGAGGATAGTGGCGGAGGAGAAGTAGGTGTGAGTGGTGCGGAGGAGTCATCGCTGTTCACACAGCCGCCACCTGTTAGCACTGCAGGAGAGGCAGGAAGTGACGGTGCAGATGCTCAGATACTGGACACGTCTGATGGTGTTTACCCTGAGTCCATCCTGTCTTCTGATGAAAACACTCTAGATGAATCCGTAGTTGTCTTCAGTAACACAGATGTGATGATTCCTGCAGCTTCAAATGACAAACCCACGTCTCCACTGCCGTCAGTGCACATCACAACCTCCTCTCCTGGAGACGAGAAGCGTTCTCCGGATGCTGAGcagctctctctcacttttaGTGATTTCCTCAACATTAGCCACATTGCAAACGGTCCTAACCAAGACACTAGCAACACTCTTCTGCACACTCAGACGTCTGACCAGAGCACCAGCAGCTTTCTGCAGAGTCTGTATGTCAGCGTGGACTCGCAGGAATACCAGACCTGTGCGTCTCACCCGTCCTCCAGGTGCTCAGAGCCGGATGAGACGCTACACTCTGCAAACTCCACGCTCTGCGGTGATGCGACGACCACCGACGCTGCTTCAGGCCTGCTCTTTTCCACAGATGCATCCGGATCATCTACTAGAAGAGTCAGCCCAACTGACGATCCCGAAGAATCTCTGTATGGGACTCAGGATGAGGCAGCGACACCTGAGCCAAGCTCCACAACAGGAGACGACTTACTCCCCGCTGCACTGAGGGACTCTTCCATGGGCTTTAATCCAAAGAGGCTCAGTGAAGGAGGTGCAGAATATCAACCTGACATCCTCGGTGACGTGTCGTCCACAGCCCAACAGCCGCAGAATGCTCCGCTGCACCGCACCCAGTCTGAGGGCACACTGGTTCCTGCCTTTGACGGACTCCTCCAGCCCTCTTTTGGCAGTGACCCCGGTGCCATGCAGTCGTCCTCAGCACAGCCAGGCCCCGAcctccctcctcttttctcctttgctccctctctcactcctgACTGTAGTAGCGGCCCTGTAGCTTTCTTTGCCCTTCCTCCCTTTGCCAGCGCTTCGGCATGGATGCCACCCAGCACAGCAccagagcaggagcagcagcagcaggcagccaatcagcagaACAG CCCCCACCCAGTGAAGCCCCTCACCACTGCCACGGCTGAGGAGAAGCGGTCAGTGCTGGCCACCGGCCTGGAGAAGCTCAAGTCCACCATCCACCCCGGGAGAAGCAGCCAGCTCAGCGAGcaggacacagacaggaagaaggTGCAGCATGGGGTTAAG TGTCTGACAGAAGGCGCCGGTTCGTACTACCACCTGACCCACAACGATCTGGTCGCCCTGTTGGTGCAGCGAGAGGCGGAGCTGGAGAGGCAGAAGGTGGAGTTTGAGCGTCAGAAACTGTTGCTCGCCAAGCGGGAGGTGGAGCTAAGGAAGCTGAAGCCGCAGGTCAGAGATCTGGAGGACTACATTGACACGCTGTTGGTGCGCATCATGGAGCAGAAGCCCACCCTCCTACAAGTGCGCTCCGGATCCAAGTTCAAGTGA